The Methanoculleus taiwanensis nucleotide sequence CTTCCTGATCGTCGTCTACGTCGAGTCTACCCGGATTGAGATTCCGCTCGCCCATACGGCCGTTCGTGGAGCCCGGGCACGGTTCCCGGTCAAGCTCATCTACGCGAGTGTGCTGCCGATGATCCTCGTCCGTGTGCTGCAGGCGAACATCCAGATGATAGGCATGTTCCTCTCGAACGTCGGCATTACCATCTTCGGTGAGTTCCAGGGGCAGACCCCGGTAAGCGGGCTCATGTACTATCTCGCCCCGATCAACTCGCCGCAGGACTGGATGTGGTGGCTCAGCGACCTCGGGCACGCCCCGTGGGAAATCCTCATACGTATGGGCGTTGATATCACATTCATGGTGGTCGGGGGTGCGGTGTTCGCCCTCTTCTGGATTAAGACGGCAGGCCTTGATTCCAAGGATGTGGCCCGTCAGATCCAGATGAGCGGGATGCACATTCCCGGGTACCGGCGCAATGCCCAGGTGCTCGAGAAGTACCTGGATCGGTATATCCCGAGGGTCACCATCATCGGTGGCGCGTTCATCGGTGTGCTGAGTGTGGTCGCCAACCTCTTCGGTGTGATCGGCGCAGTCGGTGGGACCGGTCTGCTGCTCGCGGTGAGTATCACCTATCGTCTCTACGAAGAGATTGCGAGCCAGCAGATCATGGAGATGTACCCGTTCATGCGGCAGTTCTTCGGAAAGGAGTAGACCCTGCAGGGTCTACTCATGAAAGAGTGAAGCCGCAGGGGCCATTCCTCTTCGGGGGGGACGGTTTAACCTTCCTCGAAGATGAGTGTCTCCACATGAGTTACCCATAGGAGTGAGAGAAGTTGGGAAAGAAAGTCGTCGTTACGGGGGTTCCCGGTGTCGGGAAGACCACCGTTATCACCGGTGCGATGGAGATACTCGCTAGCGAGGGAATCACCTACGAATCGATCAATTTTGGCACGTTCATGTTCGAGCTTGCCGAGAAAGAGAAACTTGTCAGCAACCGTGACGAGATGCGCAAGCTCGACCGGGACGTGCAGAAGCGCCTGCAGAGCGGGGCTGCTTCCGGTATTGCAGCAAGAAGTGGCAACGCAAATGTGATCATCGATACGCACAGCAGCGTAAAGACCCCGAAGGGGTATCTTGCAGGTCTCCCCGAGTGGGTGCTGCGCGAACTGATGCCCGACGTGATCGTGCTTGTCGAGACCGATGAAGATCAGATTCTGCTCCGGCGTCTCGGCGACGAGTCGCGTGTCCGCGATCTGGAGGGCAGCCGCTCCATAACGGAGCACCAGCAGTTCAACCGCTCGGTATCCGCGGCATATGCGATGTACACCGGCTGCACGATCAAGATTATCCGAAACGAAAATTACCTCCTCGACAAGGCCGTCGCCGAGATGGTCGAGGTGCTGAGGTAACACGTCATGGTAGACCTGAAGAAACACGGTGCAACTATTGCACTTCTTTTTACCCTCCTCGTGATGCTCTCCTACAGTGTCGAACCGATACGGGTGGGAGTCGGCTCAGCTATGGATGCACTGCTCGGACCGCTGCTCGACGTCTACGGGGTGCCCTTCTTCGTGATGATCCTGATTCTCTCCGGCATCACCGGTCTCTACTCGTCCCTCGTCCAGAAGTATACCATCGACTACGAGCGTATGCAGGATGTGCAGGCGAAGATGAAGGATTTCCAGAAGGAGTTCCGCGAGGCGCAGCTCTCCGGCGACGAGAAGAAGATCAAGAAGCTCGAAGGTAAGCGCGATCGGATGATGCAGGATCAACTGGAGATGTCCAAGCAGCAGTTCCAGCCGATGGCGATCATTCTCCTGCTGTCTGTTCCTATCTTCTTCTGGCTTCTCTTCAGGCTACCCCATACCGGAGCTTCCGAGGTCCTCGATCTTACGAACGCCATCGTTCTCCCCTTCTTCGGGAAGGTCGCCCTTGCGGCAAACGCATTCTGGGTTGTCCCGGCATGGATCCTCTGGTACATGATCTGCTCGCTCACCATCAGTCAGGTGATCCGAAAATCGCTCAACATCGGAGGCATCTGATGCGTATCACGGTGAGCGGGCCGCCCGGCAGCGGGACGACATCGCTTGCAAAGTACCTTGCCGCGAAGTACGATCTCACATTCATATCCGCCGGTGAGGTGTTCCGCCAGCTCGCACGCGAACACGAGATGGATCTCTCGGCCTTTGGTGAGTATGCGAAACGCGATCCGTCGGTGGATAAGATGATCGATGCCCGCCAGAAGGAGATAGGCGAGAATACCCGGGATATCGTCGTCGAGGGCAGACTCTCGGGGTGGATGGTGGAGAACGCCGATCTGAAGATCTGGCTCAACGCCTCGCTTCACTGCCGGGCAGAACGGATCTCCGGGCGGGATCAGCTCGATGCAGAGGCTGCCCGGGAAAAGACCCTCGAGCGGCAGCGCTGCGAGGCCGAACGGTATCTCGGATACTACGATATCGATATCAACGACTGTTCGCCCTACGACCTTGTGCTCTCGTCGGAGAGGTTCAAGGTCGAAGAGCTCGGTTCGATCGTCGATGCGGCGATTGCGTGCCTGAAACAGTAATCTCTTCGTCTTCTTTTCTTTCCGGCATACGTTCAAGTAGTCTTCCGGGATACTTCCGGTCCATGTCCACCTGCTGTGCGATCACGAATGCGATCTTTGCTCTCCACGACGATCCCCGCCATCCCGAGTCGCAGGCACGTCTTGAGCTCGCACTCGGCGGTGTGCCGGGGAGTGTGCAGCGGCTTTTGGCCGAACCGGTGACGCCGGCCGACCTCCTCCGCGTGCATGCGGCAGAAGAGATCGCTGCCGTCCGGGAGAGATCTGCCCGATGTCTCCCTGGAAATATCTGTTATCTCGATGCCGACACCTATGTTACATCACGGTCGTTCGAGGTCGCGCTCGCCGCCGCCGGAGCAGCGAGTTTCGCAGTCGAACGGGCACGCGACGGGGATCACGCGTTCGCGTTTGTGCGGCCGCCCGGGCATCATGCGACCCGGACGCGCCCGATGGGCTTCTGCCTCTTCAATAATATCGCCGTCGCCGTATCGGGGGCTCTTTCCGGGACTTCGCGGATTGCCGTCGTCGACTGGGACGTCCACCACGGCAACGGCACGGATCAGGCCTTCTCCGGAACCGA carries:
- a CDS encoding adenylate kinase; this translates as MGKKVVVTGVPGVGKTTVITGAMEILASEGITYESINFGTFMFELAEKEKLVSNRDEMRKLDRDVQKRLQSGAASGIAARSGNANVIIDTHSSVKTPKGYLAGLPEWVLRELMPDVIVLVETDEDQILLRRLGDESRVRDLEGSRSITEHQQFNRSVSAAYAMYTGCTIKIIRNENYLLDKAVAEMVEVLR
- the cmk gene encoding (d)CMP kinase, giving the protein MRITVSGPPGSGTTSLAKYLAAKYDLTFISAGEVFRQLAREHEMDLSAFGEYAKRDPSVDKMIDARQKEIGENTRDIVVEGRLSGWMVENADLKIWLNASLHCRAERISGRDQLDAEAAREKTLERQRCEAERYLGYYDIDINDCSPYDLVLSSERFKVEELGSIVDAAIACLKQ
- a CDS encoding DUF106 domain-containing protein encodes the protein MVDLKKHGATIALLFTLLVMLSYSVEPIRVGVGSAMDALLGPLLDVYGVPFFVMILILSGITGLYSSLVQKYTIDYERMQDVQAKMKDFQKEFREAQLSGDEKKIKKLEGKRDRMMQDQLEMSKQQFQPMAIILLLSVPIFFWLLFRLPHTGASEVLDLTNAIVLPFFGKVALAANAFWVVPAWILWYMICSLTISQVIRKSLNIGGI
- a CDS encoding histone deacetylase family protein; its protein translation is MSTCCAITNAIFALHDDPRHPESQARLELALGGVPGSVQRLLAEPVTPADLLRVHAAEEIAAVRERSARCLPGNICYLDADTYVTSRSFEVALAAAGAASFAVERARDGDHAFAFVRPPGHHATRTRPMGFCLFNNIAVAVSGALSGTSRIAVVDWDVHHGNGTDQAFSGTDRVLYISVHQAGIFPGTGWPEERGTGAGVGYTVNLPLKWGCGGADYDLVFEQVVCPALDAFQPDIVAVSAGFDGSVDDPLGSMLLLPADYGRMTRKIMDVYDGGIALILEGGYGLSCGEAVAEVFAALAGRRFDPARGIPAGNTRALTRQFSGIGDALRMGAASMTKP